The Haloplanus natans DSM 17983 genome has a segment encoding these proteins:
- a CDS encoding type II toxin-antitoxin system VapC family toxin, translated as MSGIEPTPLFVDTGPFYARFDRDDGLHDRAVELFERIRTADLLYRPVYTSRYVLAETTRLLVQRVSHEAASTALSAIRNGELFTILTVDEDRFEAACERFGQYDDQTITLVDHLSGVLAEAHDATHILTFDPDDFQTLGLTAVPDDTGDG; from the coding sequence ATGAGTGGAATCGAGCCGACGCCACTGTTCGTCGATACCGGGCCGTTCTACGCCCGCTTCGACCGGGACGATGGTCTCCACGACCGAGCGGTCGAACTCTTCGAGCGGATTCGGACTGCCGACTTGCTCTACCGACCAGTGTACACGTCCCGGTATGTCCTCGCTGAGACGACACGGTTGCTGGTCCAGCGCGTGAGCCACGAGGCAGCGAGCACGGCCCTGTCTGCGATCCGCAACGGAGAGTTGTTCACTATCCTGACCGTCGACGAGGACCGTTTTGAGGCTGCCTGCGAGCGGTTCGGACAGTACGACGACCAGACGATCACGCTCGTCGATCACCTGAGTGGCGTGCTGGCTGAGGCACACGACGCGACGCATATTCTCACGTTCGACCCCGATGACTTCCAGACGCTCGGCCTCACAGCCGTTCCTGACGATACAGGCGACGGGTAA
- a CDS encoding PEP-utilizing enzyme — protein MVTLKGIHHTGASIVLGEAGSPGRATGSARCIEVDRPQGEQLRINHFSGVEDVETGDIVVMPDLLPAMCGLVDDADGFVVYDEERLTGRGPTYARQLEIPAIINCPQIRSVVETDDQITVDANAQWILRHESSYTSQQRNQP, from the coding sequence GTGGTGACACTCAAAGGGATACACCACACTGGGGCCTCTATCGTTTTGGGGGAAGCTGGTAGTCCCGGCCGGGCAACGGGGTCCGCACGATGCATTGAGGTTGACCGACCCCAAGGAGAGCAACTCCGGATTAATCATTTCAGCGGTGTCGAAGATGTCGAGACGGGCGATATTGTCGTAATGCCAGATCTACTGCCAGCTATGTGTGGATTAGTCGATGATGCCGACGGATTTGTCGTCTATGATGAAGAGCGACTAACGGGTCGTGGACCGACGTATGCACGACAGTTGGAGATCCCAGCCATCATCAACTGCCCTCAGATTCGTTCTGTCGTTGAGACTGACGATCAGATTACGGTCGATGCTAACGCTCAGTGGATCCTTCGACATGAGTCGTCGTACACCTCCCAACAGAGAAATCAACCATGA
- a CDS encoding RNA-guided endonuclease InsQ/TnpB family protein, whose amino-acid sequence MKYNYRYRLNPSDDVAKRLAWTLDTCRQVYNHFLHRLNRTSNTSAYSEITHLPALKACWPEWKKVHSKVLQRVVQRLYHNLSRLNGLKQNGHRVGRLKWRSPRDYRSFTYSQSGFKLKNTSGRSRLWLSKIGNVPIVLHRDLPESTEIKEITVKREPTGNWYACLSIETPHNPPSKPERPVRVVGIDVGILKYVHDTDGRAVESLDLSDERARLRHAHHRLSRKEYGSNNWESQRTTMARRQADLKRKRRDFLHKLSAYYAREYDLVAVEDLDTRSLIELPSTSRARTDAAWGTFLRMLEQKCEREGTHFIEVSPVDTTTECSKCGVKTDKPLWVREHACPACGFETDRDANAARNILNRALTRIGMGCPESTPAETALPVETLVPAKRVVETGSPVRTDDR is encoded by the coding sequence ATGAAATACAACTACAGGTATCGATTAAACCCGTCCGACGATGTCGCGAAGCGATTGGCCTGGACGCTCGATACCTGCCGGCAGGTGTACAACCACTTTCTCCACCGGCTCAACCGAACCAGTAATACCTCGGCGTACTCGGAAATCACTCACCTGCCGGCCCTGAAAGCGTGTTGGCCCGAGTGGAAGAAAGTTCACTCAAAGGTGCTACAGCGGGTCGTTCAACGGTTGTATCACAATCTCTCGCGGCTGAACGGCCTCAAGCAGAACGGCCACCGCGTTGGCCGGCTCAAATGGAGGAGTCCGCGGGACTACCGGTCATTCACGTACAGCCAGTCCGGCTTCAAACTCAAGAACACGAGTGGTCGGTCAAGACTGTGGCTCTCGAAGATCGGTAACGTTCCCATTGTCCTCCACCGAGATCTCCCCGAAAGCACCGAAATCAAGGAAATCACGGTTAAGCGCGAACCGACCGGGAACTGGTACGCGTGCCTCAGTATCGAGACCCCCCATAATCCACCGTCGAAGCCCGAGCGCCCGGTTCGGGTGGTCGGAATCGACGTGGGGATCCTCAAGTACGTCCACGACACCGATGGTCGAGCCGTGGAATCACTCGATCTCTCCGACGAGCGAGCGCGACTGCGTCACGCACACCACAGGCTGTCTCGCAAGGAATACGGGTCGAACAACTGGGAGTCCCAGCGAACGACGATGGCTCGCCGACAGGCCGACCTGAAGCGAAAGCGCCGCGATTTCCTCCACAAGTTGTCGGCCTATTACGCTCGGGAGTACGACCTCGTGGCGGTTGAGGATCTGGACACGAGAAGTCTCATCGAGTTGCCCTCCACCAGTCGCGCCCGAACGGACGCGGCGTGGGGGACCTTCCTGCGAATGCTCGAACAAAAGTGCGAGCGGGAGGGAACACACTTCATCGAGGTATCCCCGGTGGATACCACCACGGAGTGCTCGAAGTGTGGGGTAAAGACCGACAAGCCCCTCTGGGTGCGTGAGCACGCGTGTCCAGCCTGTGGATTCGAAACCGATCGGGACGCGAACGCGGCACGGAACATACTGAACCGCGCTCTCACCCGAATAGGGATGGGCTGTCCCGAATCAACGCCTGCGGAGACTGCGCTCCCTGTGGAAACTCTCGTTCCTGCAAAGCGCGTCGTCGAAACAGGAAGCCCCGTACGGACCGATGATCGGTAG
- a CDS encoding RNA-guided endonuclease InsQ/TnpB family protein — protein sequence MDVRRTAVVKLIISDEPRDALHRTSDQFLYCANRTSEYCWSNTSYTECKTNKREVRDALYAELRAETELPAQLVQAAIRRAVEAVKSVVERWKKKQRVSCPTFTAETMDYDARSATFYRTNVSLATVEGRVEPSFILPADSPTPYERYVLSEDYEFRESTLRYDATTDEFYLHVSTRRVNDEDAEASTDTGHSDQTVLGIDLGVNSLAVSSTGTFWKGDDYDHWCREFKKRRGEMQKRATQAGHNALLRLGKREAAWRKQYIHTVANELVSEAIDYGCDVIVFEDLTDIRERLPHATWHHIWAFRRLFEYVEYKAPEQGVFVEQVEPNYTSQRCSRMNCGFTHEDNRDGEHFECQKCGYEVNADYNAAKNIGVRYARKQIHRLRSSPTSGSGDARVDVRLNGGTLSGESHQPIAGD from the coding sequence ATGGACGTGCGTCGAACAGCCGTCGTAAAACTCATTATTTCCGACGAGCCACGCGACGCACTCCACCGAACCAGCGACCAATTCCTGTACTGCGCGAACCGAACTAGCGAATATTGCTGGTCCAACACGTCCTACACCGAGTGCAAAACCAACAAGCGAGAAGTGCGGGACGCACTCTACGCCGAACTCCGAGCGGAGACAGAATTACCAGCACAACTCGTCCAAGCCGCGATTCGTCGCGCCGTTGAAGCCGTCAAAAGCGTTGTCGAGCGCTGGAAGAAGAAACAGCGCGTCTCCTGTCCGACGTTCACCGCTGAGACGATGGACTACGATGCGCGAAGCGCGACCTTCTACCGTACCAACGTGTCGCTCGCAACCGTCGAAGGCCGAGTCGAACCCTCGTTCATCCTCCCGGCAGACAGTCCGACGCCTTACGAGCGGTACGTCCTTTCTGAGGACTACGAGTTCCGTGAGAGCACGCTTCGGTACGACGCGACCACCGACGAGTTCTACCTCCACGTTTCGACTCGGCGAGTAAACGACGAAGACGCAGAGGCTTCGACAGATACCGGGCACTCAGACCAAACAGTCCTCGGTATCGACCTTGGCGTCAATTCGTTGGCCGTCTCCTCTACGGGAACGTTCTGGAAAGGAGACGACTATGACCACTGGTGTCGTGAATTCAAGAAGCGACGTGGTGAGATGCAAAAGCGCGCCACTCAAGCCGGGCACAACGCCTTGCTTCGACTCGGTAAGCGTGAAGCAGCATGGCGGAAACAGTACATCCACACCGTCGCTAACGAGCTTGTCTCGGAGGCCATCGACTACGGCTGCGACGTAATCGTGTTCGAGGACTTGACCGATATTCGAGAGCGGCTTCCGCACGCGACGTGGCACCACATCTGGGCGTTTCGGCGCTTGTTCGAGTACGTCGAGTACAAAGCGCCTGAGCAGGGTGTCTTCGTGGAGCAGGTTGAGCCGAACTACACGAGTCAACGCTGTTCTCGAATGAATTGTGGGTTCACGCACGAAGACAACCGCGACGGAGAACACTTCGAGTGCCAGAAGTGCGGGTACGAAGTGAACGCGGACTACAATGCTGCGAAGAACATCGGTGTGCGGTACGCTCGAAAGCAGATTCATAGACTCCGTTCCTCGCCTACGTCGGGGAGTGGAGACGCACGAGTAGACGTGCGTTTGAATGGTGGGACGTTGAGCGGCGAGAGTCACCAGCCTATTGCTGGCGACTGA
- a CDS encoding transcription initiation factor IIB encodes MSLRNVYERTFDEDVPAAERSSSGCPECGGLVHTNSIETVCDDCGLVLEDRPIDHGPEWCAFDDTERIERARTGPALTPTRHDRGLSSEIGFDQTDANGTTLSGRKRSQIGRLRREHRRGRWSSKAEQNLAHGLAEVRRIVGALDLPRSLRDQACRLYRTAAGEDLIRGRSIEAMAAASVYAACRCAGLPRTLQEVSVTSAVSHERVQNAYSVLNRELELPTVPMEPLEYVPRVTSALDLSTGTRQRAAALAKQAVRTGVANGYNPAGVAAGCVYQAAREQDERVTQAALADAAEVTPMTVRARWNELQTILNGGDDQPRRGNA; translated from the coding sequence ATGTCACTGAGAAACGTCTACGAGCGGACATTCGACGAGGACGTCCCCGCCGCCGAGCGGTCCAGCAGCGGCTGTCCCGAGTGCGGCGGTCTCGTCCACACGAACAGCATCGAGACCGTCTGTGACGACTGCGGGCTCGTCCTTGAGGATCGTCCAATCGACCATGGCCCGGAGTGGTGTGCCTTCGACGACACAGAGCGCATCGAACGCGCGCGGACCGGTCCGGCGCTGACCCCGACCCGCCACGACCGGGGGCTGTCGAGCGAGATTGGCTTCGACCAGACCGACGCCAACGGTACGACGCTGTCGGGCCGAAAGCGGAGTCAGATCGGCCGTCTTCGGCGCGAGCATCGGCGCGGCCGCTGGTCAAGTAAGGCCGAGCAGAACCTCGCCCATGGCCTCGCAGAGGTTCGACGGATCGTCGGCGCACTCGATCTCCCACGGAGCCTCCGCGACCAGGCCTGTCGCCTCTACCGAACTGCTGCCGGCGAGGACCTCATCCGTGGCCGGTCGATCGAGGCGATGGCTGCCGCCAGCGTCTACGCCGCGTGTCGGTGTGCCGGGCTGCCCCGAACGCTCCAGGAAGTCAGCGTGACCTCGGCAGTCTCCCACGAGCGCGTTCAGAACGCATACAGCGTGCTCAACCGGGAGCTCGAACTTCCGACGGTACCGATGGAGCCTCTCGAGTACGTCCCGAGAGTCACCTCAGCACTCGACCTCTCGACGGGGACCCGCCAGCGAGCAGCGGCGCTCGCGAAACAGGCAGTGCGCACCGGTGTCGCGAACGGATACAATCCCGCGGGTGTCGCGGCTGGCTGTGTGTATCAGGCAGCCCGAGAACAGGACGAACGGGTCACCCAAGCAGCGCTCGCCGACGCTGCCGAGGTCACCCCGATGACGGTTCGTGCGCGGTGGAACGAACTCCAGACCATCCTCAACGGTGGAGACGACCAGCCTCGGCGGGGGAACGCGTGA
- a CDS encoding RNA-guided endonuclease InsQ/TnpB family protein encodes MEVKRTIPVKLSVPDDREDDLHQTIDQFNHACNYTVEHGKNDDGYLILNKSTIHDKVYHGLRDETCLPANLCVRAYSKAVEAMRSTVTDWKKGNSRPLPQFNKPSAVYDKRTLTIKDRSATLSTIDGRVAVEYVLGDYQKSYLDDDDYEKRMGTLHYRENEDAFYLHIVIKREVEEHDGDKVLGVDLNLKNVAVTSTGSFYDGGELLWGQNHYFRGRRSLQHKGTRSAKQVLRRLSGRETRFVLNRLHTISRRIVEEADAHDCSYIAVERLTHIRERMDNRNDQVKRQMHNWAFRELQEMLTYKASEYGICVEQIPPAFTSQTCSKCGHQSSTSRNSDRWFECTNCGYSVDGDYNASKNIGFKLLTLPEGRRPSGLGDGHLALKSGTLNGNGEYTAYDATSADRESTDKPTTSVVGR; translated from the coding sequence ATGGAGGTCAAACGCACTATTCCAGTCAAACTCTCGGTTCCAGACGACCGAGAGGACGACCTCCATCAGACAATCGACCAGTTCAACCACGCCTGTAACTACACCGTTGAACACGGCAAGAACGACGACGGCTACCTCATCCTCAACAAGTCAACCATACACGACAAAGTGTACCACGGCTTGCGAGATGAGACCTGCCTGCCCGCTAACCTCTGTGTTCGTGCATACTCCAAAGCCGTCGAAGCGATGAGATCCACCGTTACAGACTGGAAGAAGGGTAACAGCCGACCACTCCCGCAATTCAACAAACCGTCCGCCGTGTACGACAAGCGGACATTGACGATTAAGGATAGGTCAGCCACTCTTTCGACTATCGACGGACGAGTCGCCGTTGAATACGTTCTCGGGGACTACCAGAAGTCCTACCTCGATGATGACGACTACGAAAAGCGGATGGGGACACTCCACTACCGCGAGAACGAAGATGCGTTCTATCTCCATATCGTCATCAAGAGAGAGGTCGAAGAACACGACGGTGACAAGGTTCTGGGCGTGGACCTGAACTTGAAGAACGTCGCCGTGACCAGCACAGGGTCGTTCTATGACGGTGGCGAACTGTTGTGGGGTCAGAATCACTACTTCCGCGGGCGTCGAAGCCTTCAGCACAAAGGCACTCGCTCCGCCAAGCAGGTACTCCGGCGACTGTCGGGGCGAGAAACCCGCTTCGTGCTGAACCGCCTGCACACCATTTCTCGACGCATCGTTGAGGAAGCCGACGCCCACGACTGTTCGTACATCGCCGTCGAACGCTTGACTCACATCCGTGAGCGGATGGACAATAGGAACGACCAGGTGAAGCGTCAAATGCACAATTGGGCGTTCCGCGAGTTGCAGGAGATGCTCACGTACAAGGCAAGCGAATATGGGATTTGTGTCGAACAGATTCCGCCTGCGTTTACTTCTCAAACCTGCTCAAAGTGCGGGCATCAGTCCAGCACGAGTCGTAACTCGGACCGATGGTTCGAGTGTACCAATTGTGGTTACTCAGTTGATGGCGACTACAACGCTTCCAAGAACATCGGGTTCAAGTTGCTAACTTTACCAGAGGGCAGACGTCCCTCTGGGTTGGGCGACGGTCATCTCGCCCTCAAGTCCGGGACGTTGAATGGGAACGGCGAGTACACTGCCTACGACGCTACGTCGGCAGACCGGGAGTCCACGGACAAGCCCACGACTTCAGTCGTGGGTCGATGA
- a CDS encoding type II toxin-antitoxin system HicB family antitoxin, whose translation MTWTRNPDDVDNVTLTIEDGWYVARDEETGITSQGETHPEALANLADALELHERPVPDEEDIDPSSAPWL comes from the coding sequence ATGACTTGGACCCGTAACCCTGATGATGTCGACAACGTGACGCTCACCATTGAGGATGGGTGGTACGTCGCTCGGGATGAAGAGACGGGTATCACGAGCCAAGGCGAAACACACCCGGAGGCGCTTGCGAATCTAGCCGACGCGCTCGAACTCCACGAGCGGCCCGTCCCCGACGAAGAGGATATTGATCCCTCGTCAGCGCCTTGGTTGTAG
- a CDS encoding RNA-guided endonuclease InsQ/TnpB family protein, with the protein MAEQVVTRTYTASIRNQPQVQDDLDALGFSASKLWNVGRWVCDRVWSEIGHMPGHNELTSYLKSHERYDDLHSQSSQRVLQELAEAFNGWYGKRRNRDTRANPPKYRKHGDDHPRSTVTFKAAGFKLDTEYERVRLSKGSNLKDNRSDFILCEYQTRPDVDLSTVESVQQARAVWTGSEWELHFVCKVEIEVSEAPGQKTVGVDLGINNFAALAYEDGHGELYPLNCLKQDDYFFSKRIARCDNSDSEQATRLNQKKSRRRTHYFHTLSKHIVQRCVEEGVGTIVVGDLSGIRDEEENGESKNWGKHGNLDLHSWAFDRFTDLLEYKAEMERIAVNDVSECDTSKSCWCCGQKRKANRVERGLYVCDECGTVANADVNGAENIRQKVSPSLRSEDRSNGWLAQPSTFLFDKETGAFAPQEQVTS; encoded by the coding sequence ATGGCGGAACAGGTCGTCACTCGCACCTACACTGCTTCCATCCGGAACCAGCCACAGGTACAAGACGACCTCGACGCCCTCGGGTTCTCAGCGTCAAAACTCTGGAACGTCGGACGGTGGGTCTGTGACCGAGTGTGGTCTGAGATCGGCCACATGCCCGGACACAACGAACTCACCTCGTACCTCAAGTCGCACGAACGCTACGATGACCTGCATTCTCAGTCAAGTCAGCGAGTCCTTCAAGAACTCGCTGAGGCGTTCAACGGCTGGTACGGCAAACGACGCAACAGAGATACACGAGCGAACCCGCCGAAGTACCGCAAACACGGCGACGACCACCCACGAAGTACGGTGACGTTCAAAGCCGCTGGCTTCAAACTCGACACCGAGTACGAGAGAGTCCGACTCTCAAAAGGCTCGAACCTCAAAGACAACCGGTCGGACTTCATCCTCTGCGAGTACCAGACTCGGCCCGACGTTGACCTCTCCACCGTGGAGAGCGTCCAGCAGGCGCGGGCAGTTTGGACGGGAAGCGAGTGGGAACTGCACTTCGTGTGCAAAGTCGAAATCGAAGTGTCAGAGGCACCCGGTCAGAAGACGGTTGGTGTTGATCTCGGCATCAACAACTTCGCTGCCCTCGCCTACGAAGACGGCCACGGTGAGCTGTACCCGCTGAACTGTCTGAAGCAAGACGACTACTTCTTCAGCAAGCGGATTGCTCGCTGTGACAACTCCGATTCCGAGCAAGCCACGCGGTTAAATCAGAAGAAGTCTCGACGGCGCACCCACTACTTCCACACGCTCTCCAAGCACATCGTCCAGCGATGTGTTGAGGAGGGTGTTGGAACGATTGTGGTTGGCGACCTCTCTGGCATCCGTGATGAGGAAGAGAACGGCGAGTCGAAGAACTGGGGCAAGCATGGCAATCTTGACCTGCACTCGTGGGCGTTCGACCGCTTCACCGACCTGCTCGAATACAAGGCCGAGATGGAAAGAATCGCGGTCAATGACGTGTCTGAGTGCGATACATCGAAGTCGTGTTGGTGTTGTGGTCAGAAGCGAAAGGCGAACCGTGTTGAGCGCGGGTTGTACGTCTGTGACGAGTGTGGGACGGTGGCGAACGCAGATGTGAACGGTGCTGAGAACATTCGACAGAAAGTATCTCCGAGTCTTCGTTCAGAGGATAGGAGTAACGGCTGGTTGGCACAGCCATCGACGTTTCTGTTTGACAAGGAAACTGGTGCGTTCGCACCTCAAGAACAGGTCACGTCGTAA
- a CDS encoding universal stress protein: MDPETIVERRGGADTPPSRQQILYPIFDTYSDQTFEIALDLADGSDAELILLDLVDDVSAVLDESQAIGSELLDIHLDPAHDVEATVLLEENEAPIQTVTTFARSHDIDLLVVDEHAPTSFMDLFRGDVSDRIGGQVSCDSVTVSHRQDEHRIGSILVPLSEGPHSELAVVIAGALARGADAVVELFHVSEQVDTETKAHAERLFQEARNRLPEDIDVDTWHLEGSGVATAIVEQTRYYDVTVLGKPQTGRLQKLITESIPDEVSDDAENIVLTARKSDSLGFQV; encoded by the coding sequence ATGGATCCCGAGACTATCGTCGAACGACGCGGGGGCGCAGATACTCCCCCGTCCCGACAACAGATCCTCTATCCGATCTTCGACACCTACAGCGACCAGACGTTCGAGATTGCGCTCGATCTCGCCGACGGGTCGGACGCCGAACTGATACTCCTCGACCTCGTCGATGACGTGAGTGCGGTTCTCGACGAGTCTCAAGCTATCGGATCGGAACTCCTCGACATACATCTCGATCCTGCTCATGACGTCGAGGCAACAGTCCTGCTCGAAGAAAACGAAGCGCCCATTCAGACGGTGACGACGTTCGCCAGATCGCACGACATCGATCTGCTGGTCGTCGACGAGCACGCACCGACCTCCTTCATGGACCTATTCCGAGGCGACGTGTCCGACCGTATTGGAGGCCAGGTCTCCTGTGACTCCGTGACCGTCTCGCACCGTCAAGACGAGCATCGAATCGGATCGATCCTAGTGCCCCTCTCCGAGGGGCCGCATTCCGAATTGGCAGTCGTGATCGCTGGCGCTCTCGCCCGTGGCGCAGATGCCGTCGTGGAACTCTTTCACGTCTCGGAGCAGGTTGACACGGAGACCAAAGCACACGCCGAACGACTGTTTCAGGAGGCTCGAAACCGCCTCCCGGAGGATATCGACGTCGATACCTGGCACTTGGAAGGGTCCGGCGTCGCTACGGCGATCGTCGAGCAGACCCGTTACTACGACGTGACCGTATTGGGGAAGCCCCAGACAGGTCGCCTTCAGAAACTGATCACCGAATCGATTCCCGACGAAGTGAGCGACGATGCTGAGAACATCGTCCTTACCGCCCGCAAGAGCGACAGCCTCGGATTCCAGGTATGA
- a CDS encoding RNA-guided endonuclease InsQ/TnpB family protein — MIRTNEFVVMPETDQDRELLYRLLDGAASLWNQLTFARRQQFFDGEDIWAADRFYDEYKGLLGSATAETMARVNDRAWRAFFSRRGRDSSAQPPGYWGNEEDGRDLRLFLRNRAYSLQWGQYSRIEFTVGREIKPEYGLTPNERPRVPIHGNPKWKGTQGELQIVYDDLTNGFRAYQSVTVDPKLERSSNGGEAAALDVGAVNLVACATTKGVQFLYDGTRPWEQFEATSNAIAQAQSKLPEGEHTSKRINRLYRRRSSRRDHCVDALLRDLVERVIDDGIQTIYVGDLTGVVRRTPWKSTNRKLTEFWANRRFTDRLGHLCDEHGIELVTVQEFDSSQECPDCGTVEGTTRDRDRLRCRCGYEGHADLTAARTLLSREIGKLPRPMARPVRFQWDNHRWRSTTDATA; from the coding sequence ATGATCCGAACCAACGAGTTCGTTGTCATGCCGGAGACCGATCAAGATCGAGAACTCCTGTATCGGCTGCTGGACGGGGCTGCAAGCCTCTGGAATCAACTTACGTTCGCCCGCCGACAGCAGTTCTTCGACGGCGAGGATATCTGGGCAGCAGATCGATTCTACGACGAGTACAAAGGGCTACTCGGGTCGGCAACGGCAGAAACGATGGCTCGTGTCAACGACCGAGCATGGCGTGCATTCTTTTCCAGGCGCGGACGTGATTCGTCCGCTCAACCCCCCGGTTACTGGGGAAACGAAGAGGACGGTCGGGACCTCCGACTCTTTCTCCGAAATCGAGCGTATTCGCTCCAGTGGGGTCAGTACTCCCGAATCGAGTTCACCGTCGGGAGAGAGATCAAACCTGAGTACGGCCTGACCCCTAACGAGCGCCCACGTGTCCCCATCCACGGCAACCCGAAGTGGAAGGGAACACAGGGCGAGCTCCAGATCGTCTACGACGACCTGACAAACGGGTTCCGAGCCTACCAGTCCGTGACCGTCGATCCCAAGCTGGAACGTAGCTCGAACGGTGGCGAGGCAGCCGCGCTAGATGTCGGGGCGGTCAATCTCGTCGCCTGTGCAACGACCAAAGGCGTTCAGTTCCTGTATGACGGAACCCGGCCGTGGGAGCAGTTCGAGGCAACCTCCAACGCGATCGCCCAAGCACAATCGAAGCTCCCCGAAGGCGAGCACACCAGCAAACGGATCAATCGGCTCTATCGCCGGCGGAGTAGCCGTCGTGACCACTGTGTCGACGCTCTCCTTCGAGATCTCGTCGAGCGAGTCATCGACGACGGGATCCAAACGATCTATGTCGGTGATCTTACTGGGGTTGTTCGCCGAACACCGTGGAAGAGTACAAATCGAAAGCTCACGGAGTTCTGGGCGAATCGTCGCTTTACCGACCGTCTCGGGCACCTGTGTGACGAACACGGAATCGAGTTGGTGACCGTCCAGGAGTTCGACTCCTCACAGGAGTGTCCGGACTGTGGAACAGTCGAGGGGACGACCCGTGACCGCGACCGTCTCAGGTGTCGGTGTGGGTATGAGGGTCACGCAGACCTGACCGCCGCTCGGACGCTACTGAGTCGAGAAATAGGGAAGCTACCACGGCCGATGGCCCGGCCCGTGCGGTTCCAGTGGGACAATCATCGCTGGCGTTCAACCACAGACGCCACGGCTTGA